In one window of Deinococcus cellulosilyticus NBRC 106333 = KACC 11606 DNA:
- a CDS encoding ATP-binding protein yields MIDLKPFQSHFYQMLRFALPAISEHLGGLQEVPFLEAYQEELSSVGSTRVPYSQPIERLKDSLNLTEEELALLLLIGSVEEDVRFSALFEGLGGHPHPTVGLLEQWWQDYTLEPPRHLLERWIKLGVLRAVHQEGTRLQRSVCVQPELWEILRGNSGHLELYMPPAQLPALADLFLPEGFQVPPLKDLLVGGVRHSGRKTLLKALARHHQKGILTTHLTEGFHENAVLALVLDAVPLVVLPASPEPMVLPELPLDIPVFATCSVHQVVHTRAYRMALQTPGPAERKRIWKTATGREPETLHRRLPVGNLIRLGRGESLAVQALHPSVNRLPACGSYQDLALPEHVLQDLKLLETRCRFRERLGQHLPEVLTPPVGVKALFSGPSGTGKTLTARVLAGVLDMPLFRVDLSKVVSKFIGETEKNLDEVFEQAESQDVILLLDEGDALLTQRTAVGNANDRYANLETNYLLQRLEHYEGILLITTNASDRIDAAFQRRMDLTIDFPAPRAAERARIWTLHLPAAHALARDEIEHVAETCDLTGGQIRNVVLQATLLSLQDERPLAFRHLQVALRREYRKLGIHPPTGEP; encoded by the coding sequence ATGATTGACCTGAAACCCTTCCAGTCGCATTTCTACCAGATGCTTCGTTTCGCACTGCCAGCGATTTCCGAACACCTCGGAGGATTGCAGGAGGTGCCTTTTCTGGAAGCCTATCAGGAAGAGCTTTCCTCGGTGGGATCAACCAGGGTCCCTTATTCCCAGCCCATTGAACGCCTGAAAGACAGCCTGAACCTGACAGAAGAGGAACTGGCCCTGCTCCTGCTGATCGGCAGTGTTGAGGAAGACGTGCGGTTCAGTGCCCTGTTTGAAGGTCTGGGTGGGCACCCTCATCCCACGGTGGGGTTGCTGGAACAGTGGTGGCAGGATTACACCCTGGAACCCCCCAGACACCTGCTGGAGCGCTGGATCAAACTGGGGGTGCTCAGGGCTGTGCACCAGGAGGGCACCCGCCTGCAGCGTTCTGTGTGCGTGCAGCCTGAACTCTGGGAGATTCTGAGGGGAAACAGTGGCCATCTGGAACTTTATATGCCTCCCGCCCAACTTCCAGCACTTGCAGACCTCTTTTTGCCTGAGGGGTTTCAGGTTCCCCCTTTGAAAGACCTGCTGGTGGGAGGCGTGCGTCATTCTGGCCGCAAAACCCTGTTGAAAGCCCTTGCCCGACACCACCAGAAAGGCATCCTCACAACACACCTGACCGAGGGGTTTCATGAAAATGCTGTCCTGGCCCTGGTGCTTGACGCTGTGCCCCTGGTGGTCCTGCCTGCATCCCCAGAGCCCATGGTCCTGCCAGAGTTGCCCCTGGACATTCCTGTTTTTGCCACCTGCTCTGTCCATCAGGTGGTCCACACAAGGGCGTACCGCATGGCCTTGCAAACGCCCGGTCCTGCAGAACGAAAACGCATCTGGAAGACAGCCACTGGAAGGGAGCCTGAGACCCTGCACAGAAGGCTTCCGGTGGGTAACCTGATCCGGCTCGGCAGAGGAGAATCCCTGGCAGTACAGGCCCTCCATCCCAGTGTGAACCGCCTCCCGGCCTGTGGGAGCTACCAGGACCTTGCACTGCCTGAGCATGTGCTGCAGGACCTGAAACTCCTTGAGACCCGCTGCAGGTTCAGGGAACGCCTGGGGCAGCACCTGCCAGAAGTCCTCACGCCCCCCGTGGGTGTGAAAGCCCTGTTCTCAGGACCGAGTGGAACAGGGAAGACCCTGACCGCACGGGTGCTGGCCGGTGTGCTGGACATGCCCCTTTTCCGGGTGGACCTGTCAAAAGTGGTTTCCAAATTCATCGGGGAAACCGAAAAGAACCTGGATGAGGTGTTCGAACAGGCAGAATCCCAGGATGTGATTTTGCTCCTGGATGAGGGGGATGCCCTCTTGACCCAGCGCACCGCAGTGGGAAACGCCAACGACCGTTACGCCAATCTGGAGACCAATTACCTCCTGCAGAGGCTGGAACACTATGAGGGCATCCTGCTCATCACCACCAATGCGTCTGACCGGATTGATGCGGCTTTCCAGCGCAGGATGGACCTGACCATTGATTTTCCTGCCCCCAGGGCAGCAGAGAGGGCACGCATCTGGACGTTGCACCTGCCTGCTGCACACGCCCTGGCAAGAGATGAGATTGAGCATGTGGCCGAAACCTGCGACCTGACCGGAGGCCAGATCCGCAATGTGGTGCTGCAGGCCACGCTCCTGAGCCTGCAGGACGAAAGACCACTGGCCTTCAGGCACCTGCAGGTGGCCCTGCGCCGGGAGTACCGCAAACTGGGCATTCACCCGCCCACAGGTGAACCATGA